A segment of the Lycium ferocissimum isolate CSIRO_LF1 chromosome 5, AGI_CSIRO_Lferr_CH_V1, whole genome shotgun sequence genome:
taaaaaagtaaacacataaagaagTCAAAGGAGTTCAACATGCACTATATAtacattaaaaataattttaatcatatataaataatttaatttccGCCTAAAGGGTTCGGATGAACCTCCTTGGCCCTTCCTCCCTCCGTCCCTGTGAACGAGGTTGTCCTCCACTCTTAATCAGAGTTCTTGAGTTCGAACTCTGGGTTTGAAAAAAATTCTATTAAGAAGCGTTTCCCTCTTAAATGGATCTTAAGTTGCGCGAATTCAGATTATTTAGGCCTCCAATGGGGGTATCGAGCActgagaaaccaaaaaaaaaaaaggataattaAATCTGTTTTatgttaatttttatgtaattgAGTTCTAAAAGGGATATGGAGAACTGAAAAATCGGAgaaaaattaaatccttttcctaatatttttttaaaaaagttggAGACCAAAAACAACCAATCTTGAGATCCAGTTGACGACAGCACACGTCAGCAAACCAATTTAGAATCTCAATAATTTAGTAGTTGAATTCAGATCACACTAATACACCATTAATTTCCTTACCAAAACAAGGGAATATAAGCATCTAACAAAAAGAATCATGCAACTCCCTTAAATCCTTATCATAGGATCCAAAAAAACaagaacccaaaaaaaaaatggcaacaGGCAATGCATATCTTGGTTCATTAAAACAAAGTTTTCatgaacaaacaaacaaacaaagatTACTATCCAATAAAGGGTACTCAGAGTTAGGTGTAGGTGGTGCATCTTATACAGAAAACGAGAATTTTCTACAACGTCTGCGTTATGGAGTTTATCAGTACTTTAACAATGTTAAACAAGCTGCAATTAAAGCAGTTCAAATGGGTCGTAATGATCCAAGAAAGATTATCTTTTCTGCTAAAGTGGGTTTTGCTCTTGCACTTGTTTCCATCCTTATTTTCTTTAAAGAACCACTTCCTTATATTGGTAAACATTCCATTTGGGCGATACTTACTGTTGTCGTCGTGTTTGAATTCAGTATAGGTacgtaagatttttttttttttttttttgcatcaaATTTGCAGCTTTTTTACTCTTCCTGTTTCCTCGATTTATGTGATAAGATTCGAACTATGAGtctgtttggattgacttattttaggttttttttaagccaaaataactTATGTGTCACTTTTTGCTTATCGagatttaacaacaacaacataaccagTGTAATGTAATCCCACCaggtgaggtctggggagggtagagagtaggcagaccttacccctaccatGTAATGGCAGATGGGTTGTTTCAGATAGACCCCCAACTCAAGGAGAGAAAAAAGACCAGCAGTAATAATAGTTTTCGCTTATTGAGATTCAAACTTTGTaaattttgaccaacattttaaaacatatttttttttcgtcGTACGGACATGAGAATAATTGCAACTTAGTTTTTTTcgtatagtttttgaatatataaattttaattttataatattgaGTTGATCGAATCTAACTTAGCTTCAAAGATTTGTCAAATTAAATCTCGAGAAAtggaaaagtgccacataaattgggacggagggagtatatgttTTGTTCAAGGGAAGGAAAGGGTTATTGCTGATTTGAGATTATTATAAATTTAATGTGTAGGTGCGACACTTAGCAAAGGATTTAACAGGGCTTTGGGGACATTATCTGCTGGAGGATTAGCTTTGGGCATTGCTGAACTGTCTCTTATGGCTGGAGAATGTCAAGAGATTGTGATTGTGATCAGTGTATTTATTGCAGGTTTGGTTTCAATATTAGTATTTAGTTTACTCCAAGAATATCATAGAAATTTTATAATTGGTTTATTTATGAATCTTGATGAAAAAGGTTATGTATCCATTTTGTTTCTaattttatcttgttttctcTGCTTCTCTTTACTAGCTTAGAGATTGTAAAAGTAAAGTGAGCATCAACTAGCCTATTGATTTAGCTAGAAACTTGGTCAAAACAGTAAGTGATTGAATACTTTTGCATTATTagttaataaatttaaaaacaaaagacaaattggacaaaaaatggaagtttgacAATATGTCAAGTTTCCAATTTTGATGAAACTTGAGCACATGATTCGTGTCTCTCCGTTAATTAGGGTTCAATTCTTGAACTGTTCAATGCAACGTGAATATTACTTAATTTATGCTCTTAATAGATTTCATGACTTCAGAATATTGAAGGGGGCAAAAGGccaaaatatcataatcatggcATGAAGGCAGCAGCTTATGCATAAAGGCGTGAACTTGCTTCTTCATATAATGTTTATAGTAGAAGTTAAATTTGCAGTTATATTGCTTTTCTCACTTTCTGCTTGgggtagatttttttttggaaacttaaGTTAGAAGGATCTTTGAATAAAGGTGATGAACAAGGAAAGTAATATAGAGAGGATCTTCTTCCAGCGTGGAAACTGGGtgacatgaaaaaaaagaagaaattgaaaaatCTGACCTAATAACTCCTCAAAATAAGCTCCTACATTAGGTGCAAAGCCGCAACTAAAGCTTCATTTGATAACTATGTAGACAAAAGCCTAATTCTTCACTCTTGAATTGAGTGAACCTTTTGAAACATATATGCTCCTCAGGTTCTAACTTCGTAGAAGAAGAATTAACCACTCAGTATCCTTGATAGAATGCTTAGATTCAATAGCTTACTGAAGAACGTTGCATTAACATAGATTTCAAGACAATCACACATATCTATTACACTGGTTGAAACTTCAAAGTAAAGGAAAGCGTTTTTCAGCTTTTCTCACCTCACGTACCTTACGCATCGATATTACAACCAGAATCAccatttttcttcttgtatCATTTATAAGTGTTAAATGAGCCATCGAGAGGAAGAGTTTACTTGATTACTACATGGGATAGAAGCTAATAAAGCCATTTACTATATATGTTCCAAGGCTAATTATCCTAATCTGTAACCTCTCCGTCTTGCTCccataataaataacatacacacacacacactctctctctATTTCCTTGTAtgttttggtgaaaatatgcatgtatatatttttcgGAGGAAACAATTTCTATACTACGCTAATCTCTACATTCTCTCTTCCATTCAGGATTTTGCGCGACTTATTTGAAACTGTATCCTGCACTGAAGCAATATGAATATGGATTCCGGGTCTTCTTATTGACATATTGTATAGTGCTAGTATCGGGGACTTCAGATTTTGTTAATACAGCTGTTTCTCGATTGTTGCTAATTGGGGTTGGAGCTGCTGTTTGTTTGCTTATAAATGTCTGCCTCTTCCCCATTTGGGCTGGTGAAGATTTGCACAAGTTGGTGGTGAAAAATTTTAACGGTGTCGCTACTTCTTTGGAAGGTGAAGATTCTTTCATCTgttatctttaattttgtcttgGGACATAACATAAACCTGATAACCTGATATTCTTGACTGATATCTGCCTTGCTTCTTTTTTAGGTTGTGTCAATGACTATTTGCAATGTCTTGAATACGATAGGATACCATCAAAAATTCTTCTTTACCAGGCATCCGATGATCCTATCTACAGTGGTTACAGGGCTGCTGTAGAGTCCACCAGCCAAGAAGAGTCTCTGGTAAACCTATGTTGCTATTGATGCTTAACTGTGAATATGCGCAGTTTCCTTCATTCCAAATTGAATGTCCTATTCTGGCACTATATTAGGCTAAGGTCTGGAAGTGTTCAACTTTAAATAGGTAACATGTGGAGGCTGGTAAGTTTTCTGTATTagagaaattgaagaataaaGGTAGAGCACATGTAACTTAATAGAGTAGCTTTACGTTATTTTGGatggaaagagaaaaaagatgaatttggaCATTCATATGGGATGGTGGAAGAATACCTATTTTCTCGGGTTGCTAATTTTAGCATCCTTGTTCAGTTAGCTTTTGCTGTGTGGGAACCCCCTCATGGACGTTACAGAATGCTCAAGTATCCTTGGGGTGAATATGTTAAAGTCAGTGGTGCATTAAGGCACTGTGCTTTCATGGTCATGGCAATGCATGGGTGCATGCTTTCGGAAATACAGGTATGGTTTTTTCTAATCTTCTTTAACTTAGCTAAAGCAATAGGCAGCGTAGATTCTTTTATTATTCTATATTCCATAAATTTGAAGCCTAACTCATATCTgccacttcttctttttttcgttTTTAGAATGATATGGAATTAGGCAGCTTATGAATAAATAGGTATAGTTTAGATGTCTATGAGAGAAGTACGTCAATTAATCAGCATATGCATAGGAGAGAAGTACTTAAATTAATCAGCATACTCGACCTGTGCAGTTCTacataacttttttttataaCGGTGGTGTGCCAGTTAGCTTACATGCACCTCGACTATTCCACCAGGCCTGCTACCTCTCACCAGCGTAGGTACTGGGTAACTTTGCCCACCAACATTTAGACATATACGAAAAAATCACCTAGCATGTTAGATTTGTACCCTAGTCTCCAAGGTTTTCACCCACTCCATTGACCGCTAGACCACACCCTTGGTTGCAGTTTCACACAAACAGATACATAGGAACTATACTAAAGTTAGTACCTGTCAAGGGTTTGCCCTCCCTCTATGGGTTAAACATAAAGGTGTGCACagaactatttaataatttcttCATCAGATGAAAACTCAATTGATTCTTCAGTactgaatgttttccaaattgtAGACATTAGTTAAGTAAGTATGTTGACAGGGTTCATTTATTTAACTAACCTATTTGGGGATAAGAAGTAAGAACTCAACCGTGGAACTGCAGTTCTGGTCTGCTATTTCATAAAGTGTTCAGAGTTTGCTCCTGTTTTAATAATTTTACAGAGTAGTCAAATATCGACTATAAGTTTTTTTGTGGCATCACAAAGATAAACACCATCAGGGCCGGCTCGACCATAAGGCAAGTAAAGCCATGGCTTGGGGCCCAACTTTTTGAGGACcccatttttcctaaaaattattatatatatatatctatatatatatacaaatttccCGCTTTTACTATTCTTATTATTAAATATTCTAATTCCGTACTATTTTAATATGCTTTGCCTTGCGCCTAAGGTCTATGGGAaataacctctctacctcccaaggtaggggtaaggtctgcgtacacactATCCTCCCCAAATCCCACTTATGAGATTACCTGAGTATGTTTTTTTAAATGTTCGAATTCCAAAaaagagatatatatattttgaaataaataattaaatctcaAAAAGGGCCCCTAGATAGCcatattatcaattgaaaaggATTTGTTAGAACAAATAGACTATAAAACAGTAGTTAATGACTTCACATCTAAAACAGCTTGAAAAGTATActttaaatgaaatatatatacaacgatCTTTCATTTCTTAAAAACAAATTAGGCCTCTCTGTgaagtttggctttaggcccccGATCTTGTTGAGCCGGCTATCAACACCATGCCACTGGAttgtttaataaataaatttaagaaTTACTTACTGAAAGTAGATGCCCATCTTAGATCCAAAGATAAGTTGAGGAGATTTTAAACCTTGAAGCTGGTTGAATCTTAGGTCGAACGTTTGGCCTTTAATACAAACACCAAGGCACTGAGGCTTTTCGCTTCTTGAGAGTGGCAGGAAAACGGAAACCTAACGGAGGGGTGGAATCAATAACGGCTAGCTACGCCAAATCCTTAATTTGAGGATATATATTTTATGCTATTTATGGAATTAAATAAGTAGTAGTAATAAATAAGTTActactttctttggatcttgGGAGGATACGAGAATCGAATCCGCATAGCAAAGTGATACATAAATTACTAACAAAGATATGAATGAATGTTTTAATGATCAGGGCTAATAAGTTAAAAATTTAGTATAAGCAAACCAGTCACTCAATACTTTGAACTAGATCTTGACATCTGAATTAGAAATTTGAACTGGTTGAGCTTTTACTCTTATATTACATatgtaatttttcttttaccCTTCATTAGCACCTTTCTTCGCTAAAGCTCATGCTTTAATTGCACTTTGTACTTAATGCCCTATGTACTTAATGCCCTACCTGGTCGTGGGGCTTTTCACCTTTGATACTTCTGGCTGAGATTATCGATTAAGCATCATTTCTGAATGCCAGCTTGGCTGAACCCTTGCATTTTGGCTGTAACCTTCCCTTCTGTTATTTagcaaattttcttttttgcaatAAGTGTCCTAAAAATGTTGAGATGACCTTTATCCGTTAGTGACATCCTTTTGCTTCCTAAACTGTTTGAAGGAAGCTT
Coding sequences within it:
- the LOC132056288 gene encoding aluminum-activated malate transporter 4-like codes for the protein MATGNAYLGSLKQSFHEQTNKQRLLSNKGYSELGVGGASYTENENFLQRLRYGVYQYFNNVKQAAIKAVQMGRNDPRKIIFSAKVGFALALVSILIFFKEPLPYIGKHSIWAILTVVVVFEFSIGATLSKGFNRALGTLSAGGLALGIAELSLMAGECQEIVIVISVFIAGFCATYLKLYPALKQYEYGFRVFLLTYCIVLVSGTSDFVNTAVSRLLLIGVGAAVCLLINVCLFPIWAGEDLHKLVVKNFNGVATSLEGCVNDYLQCLEYDRIPSKILLYQASDDPIYSGYRAAVESTSQEESLLAFAVWEPPHGRYRMLKYPWGEYVKVSGALRHCAFMVMAMHGCMLSEIQAASELRRTFMKEIQRVGTEGAKVIRQLGEKVEKMEKLSPGDPLNEVHEAAEDLQLLIDQKSYLLVNAENWESSKRPKKFEDPERLQELKDNEPKPMVINSLSEATLHLRSAHTLKHMDTLNPNVSVNFSTSQWGSSADVFAQQTMWPSRLSLIGDVILNEREVRTFESASTLSLATFTSLLIEFVARLQNLVSAFQVLSEKAKFKEPVDASDTKEAPTL